One Granulicella sp. 5B5 DNA window includes the following coding sequences:
- the gap gene encoding type I glyceraldehyde-3-phosphate dehydrogenase: protein MAVKVGINGFGRIGRNVFRSALGNPDIEFVAVNDLTTPATLAHLLKYDSILGNLKNEISHTDDSITVDGKTIKVFAQRDPAALDWASVGAEIVVESTGFFTDATKAKAHLGSTVKKVIISAPASNEDITLVLGVNDSKYDAAKHNVISNASCTTNCLAPVVKVLNDTFGIESGIMTTIHSYTNDQVILDTPHKDLRRARAAALSMIPSSTGAAKALRLVIPEMDGKLDGFSMRVPTPNVSVIDLTFVSTKPIDVKSVNAALKAASEGELKGILGYTDEELVSTDFRGNSLSSIVDSKLTKVIQNTGKIISWYDNEWGYSSRVRDLILFLVKKGL, encoded by the coding sequence ATGGCAGTTAAGGTAGGCATCAACGGCTTCGGCCGCATCGGACGCAACGTCTTTCGCTCCGCCCTGGGCAACCCCGACATCGAATTTGTCGCCGTCAACGACCTCACCACCCCCGCCACCCTCGCTCACCTCCTCAAGTACGACTCCATCCTCGGCAACCTGAAGAACGAGATCTCCCACACCGACGACTCCATCACCGTCGATGGCAAGACCATCAAGGTCTTCGCCCAACGCGACCCCGCCGCCCTCGACTGGGCCTCCGTCGGCGCCGAGATCGTCGTCGAGTCCACCGGCTTCTTCACCGACGCCACCAAGGCCAAGGCTCACCTCGGCAGCACCGTCAAAAAGGTCATCATCTCCGCCCCGGCCTCCAACGAGGACATCACCCTCGTCCTCGGCGTCAACGACTCCAAATACGACGCGGCGAAGCACAACGTCATCTCCAACGCCTCCTGCACCACCAACTGCCTCGCTCCGGTCGTCAAGGTCCTCAACGACACCTTCGGCATCGAGTCCGGCATCATGACCACCATCCACAGCTACACCAACGACCAGGTCATCCTCGACACGCCGCACAAGGACCTCCGCCGCGCCCGCGCCGCTGCCCTCAGCATGATCCCCTCCAGCACCGGCGCTGCCAAAGCCCTGCGCCTCGTCATCCCCGAGATGGACGGCAAGCTCGACGGCTTCTCCATGCGTGTCCCCACCCCCAACGTCTCCGTCATCGACCTCACCTTCGTCAGCACCAAACCCATCGACGTCAAATCCGTCAACGCAGCCCTCAAGGCCGCCAGCGAAGGCGAGCTCAAGGGCATCCTCGGCTACACCGACGAAGAGCTCGTCTCCACCGACTTCCGCGGCAACTCCCTCTCCTCCATCGTCGACAGCAAGCTCACCAAGGTCATCCAGAACACCGGCAAGATCATCAGCTGGTACGACAACGAGTGGGGCTACTCCAGCCGCGTCCGCGACCTCATCCTCTTCCTCGTGAAGAAGGGCCTTTAA